The following are from one region of the Acidobacteriota bacterium genome:
- a CDS encoding lactate utilization protein has translation MINPKPQNTSREAMLAEIRKHLNQSLPFDALYQSQHALQRPAKVQIDAAPNVDLFDRFKQSLEAVMGNCVRVVSEKHAAEVLQAIIDKLNARRIAVSDSPLIHRVLREIKLNGELIENPGKSRLFECDMGISSAQWAIAETGTLVIESDSERHRLVSLVPPVHVAIFEVEKIVQTMSEVLASIGQERELSRTITFITGPSRTSDIELTLAIGVHGPAKLFVIVIDGATNG, from the coding sequence TTGATTAATCCGAAACCCCAAAATACTTCACGCGAAGCGATGCTTGCAGAAATTCGCAAGCACCTAAATCAAAGCTTGCCTTTCGATGCGTTGTATCAATCGCAACACGCCCTGCAAAGACCGGCGAAAGTTCAAATCGATGCTGCGCCTAACGTTGATTTATTCGACCGCTTTAAACAATCGCTTGAAGCGGTGATGGGAAATTGTGTGCGGGTCGTGAGCGAAAAACATGCCGCTGAGGTTTTGCAAGCAATCATTGATAAGCTGAACGCGCGACGCATCGCGGTTTCCGATTCCCCGTTAATTCATCGCGTATTGAGAGAAATTAAATTGAACGGCGAATTGATTGAAAACCCCGGTAAATCGCGGCTTTTTGAATGCGATATGGGCATTTCATCGGCGCAATGGGCGATAGCCGAAACCGGTACGCTGGTTATCGAATCCGATAGCGAACGCCATCGTCTGGTTTCGCTGGTGCCTCCGGTTCACGTCGCGATTTTTGAAGTTGAAAAAATTGTGCAGACGATGAGCGAGGTTTTGGCATCAATTGGTCAAGAGCGTGAATTGAGTCGCACCATCACTTTCATTACCGGGCCATCACGCACATCGGATATTGAACTGACTCTGGCAATCGGCGTCCACGGTCCCGCCAAATTATTTGTCATTGTTATTGATGGAGCGACGAATGGCTGA
- a CDS encoding DEAD/DEAH box helicase yields the protein MSIKTFQELGLGAPIVKALSKLNITNPTEIQSKTLPLAMAGNNIVATAQTGSGKTAAFLLPIIARLKPTGKLRAVILAPTRELAKQIETNAKSFAAGSGLRCLSIVGGESFSKQFQALRAGVDILIATPGRLNDLINRNAISFKLIEVFVLDEADRMLDMGFLPQVRQLIKHLPVKRQTMLMTATLSKAVEKLVFELMRDYVRVDANPLTTTVETLTQKAYPVLAHAKTPFLLALLKEQPNKTFLVFTQTRHGADKLVRILTANNHQAVTLHSSRSQSQRNAALAKFRSGRARVLVATDIAARGIDVDDIAFVVNYEVPATAEDYIHRVGRTARAGRDGAAVTLVSPEEEFTLESIERSTGIKLERLRLKGFSDGRSEKQILLANEINRLRAMQARSYRPRA from the coding sequence ATGAGTATTAAAACATTTCAAGAGTTGGGACTCGGAGCGCCGATTGTTAAGGCGCTCAGTAAACTCAACATAACGAATCCGACAGAGATTCAAAGTAAAACCCTCCCGCTGGCGATGGCGGGGAATAACATTGTGGCTACGGCGCAAACCGGGTCAGGAAAAACCGCAGCATTTTTGCTGCCGATAATCGCCAGATTGAAGCCAACCGGAAAACTTCGAGCTGTGATTCTGGCTCCGACGCGTGAGCTTGCCAAACAGATTGAAACGAATGCGAAAAGTTTTGCTGCGGGGAGCGGACTTCGTTGCCTTTCGATTGTCGGCGGCGAAAGTTTTTCCAAACAATTTCAGGCTTTACGCGCAGGTGTCGATATTTTGATTGCCACGCCCGGACGATTGAACGATTTAATCAATCGTAACGCCATTTCATTTAAGTTGATCGAAGTTTTTGTTCTTGATGAAGCCGACCGTATGCTGGATATGGGCTTTTTACCGCAGGTCAGACAACTCATCAAACATCTGCCGGTTAAACGACAAACGATGTTGATGACCGCGACGCTATCAAAGGCAGTTGAAAAGCTGGTATTTGAATTGATGCGCGATTATGTGCGGGTTGACGCGAATCCTTTGACAACTACGGTTGAAACGCTCACCCAGAAAGCCTATCCGGTTCTGGCGCATGCCAAGACCCCGTTTTTACTGGCGTTGTTAAAAGAACAACCCAACAAAACCTTTTTGGTATTTACCCAGACGCGACATGGTGCAGATAAACTGGTGCGAATCCTGACTGCCAATAATCACCAGGCTGTCACATTGCATTCCAGCCGCAGTCAATCACAGCGCAATGCGGCGCTGGCGAAATTTCGTTCGGGTCGTGCCAGAGTCCTCGTGGCAACCGATATTGCGGCGCGTGGCATTGATGTCGATGACATTGCCTTCGTCGTCAATTATGAAGTGCCCGCCACTGCGGAAGACTATATTCATCGCGTCGGGCGAACCGCACGCGCCGGACGCGATGGGGCGGCAGTAACTTTGGTTAGCCCTGAAGAAGAGTTCACCCTGGAATCGATTGAACGGTCAACCGGCATCAAACTTGAACGATTGCGCTTAAAGGGGTTTTCCGACGGGCGCTCTGAAAAGCAAATTCTGCTTGCAAATGAAATCAACCGCTTGCGGGCAATGCAGGCGCGTTCTTACAGACCACGCGCCTAG
- the infA gene encoding translation initiation factor IF-1 produces the protein MISAEGVILECVGNTNFKVKIGEGHEILAHLSGKMRKNFIKVLAGDRVAIELSPYDLTKGRITYRYRS, from the coding sequence ATGATTTCCGCAGAAGGCGTTATCCTCGAATGTGTTGGCAACACCAATTTCAAAGTGAAAATCGGTGAAGGTCATGAAATTCTCGCGCATTTGTCGGGGAAAATGCGCAAAAACTTTATCAAGGTTTTAGCCGGTGATCGGGTGGCGATTGAGTTGTCCCCTTATGATTTAACCAAGGGGCGAATCACGTACCGATATCGTAGTTAA
- a CDS encoding sugar ABC transporter ATP-binding protein — protein sequence MAEAVLLRATNINKSYAGVQALSQAAFELRKGEVHALIGENGAGKTTLIKIITGAILPDSGELEVDGQIITHHSPGHAKTIGIAAIYQQPALFPELTVTENIALGLEATKLWQPVNWSERQRLAENLLAEVGAKFDTQMTAGELSMPQQQLVEIARAIGANARVLILDEPTASLSEADTQNLFQVIRKLREQGVGMIYISHRLEELPLIADRVTVLRDGRTIDTRVMAEVNRQALIQLMVGRELTVVFPKQPVELGETVLELRGLGCKSSGIANINLSIRAGEIVGLAGLVGAGRTELARAIFGLTPNPAGEILLKGESVKITSPAEAIKAGIAYLPEDRRQHGVILDMPVAANVTLASLNKFSRLRGFDFQREKQLATEYTHRLNIKTPSVFSPVANLSGGNQQKVALSRWLAIKPAVLILDEPTQGIDIGAKSEIHKLMGELAGQGVAILMISSELPEILGMSDRIAVMHAGTIVEVLSRTDATQEKILALALGHKT from the coding sequence ATGGCTGAAGCGGTTTTGCTGCGGGCTACGAACATCAATAAATCTTACGCAGGCGTTCAAGCTTTATCTCAGGCTGCATTTGAACTGAGAAAAGGTGAGGTTCACGCGCTCATCGGTGAAAACGGCGCTGGTAAAACGACGCTCATCAAAATCATCACCGGAGCGATTTTGCCCGATAGTGGTGAGCTTGAAGTTGATGGACAAATCATCACTCACCATTCTCCGGGTCACGCGAAAACCATCGGCATTGCGGCGATTTATCAACAACCTGCGCTGTTTCCTGAACTCACCGTAACGGAAAACATCGCGCTCGGTTTGGAAGCGACAAAATTATGGCAACCGGTGAATTGGTCAGAACGCCAGCGGCTAGCCGAAAATTTGCTTGCTGAGGTCGGCGCAAAATTTGATACGCAAATGACCGCGGGTGAACTTTCAATGCCGCAACAGCAACTGGTTGAAATTGCCCGCGCCATCGGCGCTAACGCCAGGGTGTTGATTCTCGATGAACCGACGGCTTCGCTTTCCGAAGCGGATACACAAAATTTATTTCAGGTCATTCGCAAACTTCGCGAGCAGGGTGTGGGAATGATTTACATCTCGCACCGGCTCGAAGAATTGCCGTTGATTGCTGACCGCGTCACGGTTTTAAGGGATGGGCGAACCATTGATACACGGGTGATGGCGGAGGTTAATCGTCAAGCGTTGATTCAATTGATGGTCGGTCGTGAATTGACCGTGGTGTTTCCAAAACAACCGGTTGAATTGGGTGAAACGGTTTTGGAACTTCGAGGTTTAGGTTGCAAGTCATCGGGAATTGCAAATATCAATCTCTCGATTCGTGCCGGTGAAATCGTTGGTCTTGCGGGCTTGGTTGGCGCAGGGCGAACCGAACTGGCGCGCGCCATTTTCGGATTAACCCCGAATCCTGCGGGTGAAATATTACTGAAAGGTGAATCGGTAAAAATCACCAGTCCTGCTGAGGCAATCAAGGCAGGCATCGCTTACCTTCCTGAAGACCGCCGTCAACACGGGGTTATTTTGGATATGCCGGTTGCGGCAAACGTTACGCTGGCATCGCTCAATAAATTTTCTCGTTTGCGTGGGTTTGATTTTCAACGAGAAAAACAATTGGCTACGGAATACACCCATCGATTGAATATTAAAACGCCAAGCGTTTTTTCTCCGGTTGCCAATTTATCGGGCGGCAATCAACAGAAAGTGGCGTTGAGTCGCTGGCTGGCAATCAAACCTGCGGTGTTGATTTTGGATGAACCGACGCAAGGGATTGATATTGGCGCGAAATCTGAAATTCATAAATTGATGGGGGAACTTGCCGGACAGGGGGTTGCGATTTTGATGATTTCATCGGAGTTGCCGGAGATTTTAGGAATGAGCGACCGCATCGCAGTCATGCACGCGGGGACGATTGTCGAGGTGCTCAGTCGCACGGATGCTACACAGGAAAAAATTCTGGCGCTGGCTTTGGGGCATAAAACATAA
- a CDS encoding (Fe-S)-binding protein yields MRVSLFVTCLIDQLWPSIGTSTVEVLRRAGCEVVFDERQTCCGQPAFNTGYRSEAQRLAKRFIEIFEETDSEAIVSPSGSCTAMVHHFQELFPDDENWRNRARAIAERTFEFGSFLVKVLNVDNVGASFRGRVTWHDACHGLRDLQIHSEPRRLIQNVKGAEFVELANADACCGFGGTFSVKYPEISVAILDHKIAAIEQAEVRAVVSGDASCLMQIGGRLSRLGSKVQVLHLAELLASNE; encoded by the coding sequence ATGCGAGTTTCTTTATTTGTCACCTGTTTGATTGACCAATTGTGGCCCTCCATTGGCACGAGTACGGTTGAAGTATTGCGTCGCGCCGGATGCGAAGTGGTTTTTGATGAACGGCAAACCTGTTGCGGACAACCGGCATTCAATACCGGCTATCGAAGTGAAGCGCAACGATTGGCAAAGCGTTTCATCGAAATTTTTGAAGAAACCGACAGCGAAGCGATTGTCAGCCCTTCGGGGTCCTGCACGGCGATGGTGCATCATTTTCAAGAGCTTTTCCCCGATGATGAAAATTGGCGAAATCGCGCGCGGGCGATTGCCGAGCGCACTTTTGAATTCGGGAGTTTTCTGGTCAAAGTTTTAAATGTCGATAATGTCGGTGCCAGTTTTCGCGGGCGCGTCACCTGGCACGACGCCTGTCACGGACTAAGGGATTTGCAAATTCACAGCGAGCCGCGCCGGTTAATTCAAAACGTCAAAGGCGCAGAGTTTGTCGAGTTGGCAAACGCCGATGCCTGTTGCGGGTTTGGCGGCACGTTTTCGGTGAAGTACCCGGAAATTTCCGTTGCCATTCTCGACCATAAAATCGCGGCAATCGAACAGGCAGAGGTGCGCGCCGTGGTATCAGGTGACGCGAGTTGTCTGATGCAAATCGGCGGGCGATTATCGCGCCTGGGTTCAAAGGTTCAAGTGCTGCATTTAGCTGAACTCCTGGCATCGAATGAATAA
- a CDS encoding LutB/LldF family L-lactate oxidation iron-sulfur protein: MNQSPETFDTNAIQALNDRQLRAALLNLASTFGERRKLAILSVNDWEGLRAQARSIKDETLANLDQYLEQFVLKAENNGAQIHWALNGEAAQRLILDLLKEKNVRRIVKSKSMTTEEIHLNEALERAGYAPVETDLGEWIIQLAHETPSHIVVPAIHKSKRQIAELFVEKVGIEPTDNVDELTKTARRVLRERFAEADVGISGVNFAVAETGTFLILENEGNARLTTSLPKIHIAVMGIEKVIPRLADLDVFLKLLPRSGTGQQLTAYQSLITGAKRQPDDEGPEEVHLVILDNGRSRMLAHPVTRQSLACIRCGACLNACPVYQQIGGHAYGSVYPGPIGAVITPQLSGIEKARQLPFASSLCGACREVCPVKIDIPELLLHLRAEVKQGAASRAASQTGKVSKHRIERLAFRFYAFAWSKKLTYEWGMKIARVFQRSIARKGRIGKVSGLFAGLAPALEAWTDWRDAPTIAERSFREVWREAEKTKGK, from the coding sequence ATGAATCAATCACCGGAAACTTTTGATACCAATGCCATTCAGGCATTAAATGACCGGCAACTGCGGGCGGCGTTACTCAACCTCGCCAGTACCTTTGGCGAGCGGCGCAAACTGGCAATTCTTAGTGTGAATGATTGGGAAGGTTTACGCGCCCAGGCTCGCAGCATAAAAGATGAAACGCTTGCCAACCTCGATCAATACCTTGAACAATTCGTTTTGAAGGCTGAAAACAACGGCGCGCAGATTCATTGGGCGCTTAATGGCGAAGCCGCGCAACGCCTCATTCTCGATTTGCTTAAAGAAAAAAATGTCCGGCGCATCGTGAAATCCAAAAGCATGACCACTGAAGAGATTCATTTGAATGAGGCGCTCGAACGCGCCGGTTATGCGCCGGTTGAAACCGATTTGGGCGAATGGATTATTCAACTGGCGCACGAAACCCCTTCGCACATTGTGGTTCCCGCTATTCATAAATCGAAACGGCAAATCGCCGAACTCTTTGTTGAAAAAGTAGGCATTGAACCGACGGATAATGTCGATGAATTAACCAAGACCGCGCGGCGCGTCTTGCGTGAGCGGTTTGCCGAAGCCGATGTCGGCATCAGTGGTGTCAATTTCGCGGTAGCTGAAACCGGGACTTTTTTGATTCTTGAAAACGAAGGCAACGCGCGGCTCACCACCAGCCTGCCGAAAATTCACATTGCGGTGATGGGCATCGAAAAAGTGATTCCACGCCTTGCCGATTTGGATGTGTTTTTGAAACTGCTGCCACGTTCAGGCACCGGGCAGCAACTGACCGCTTACCAATCGCTCATCACCGGAGCGAAACGCCAACCCGATGATGAAGGACCCGAAGAAGTTCACCTCGTGATTTTGGATAACGGTCGTTCGCGAATGCTGGCGCACCCTGTGACCCGACAATCGCTTGCCTGCATACGTTGTGGCGCGTGTTTAAATGCCTGTCCGGTTTACCAGCAAATCGGTGGGCACGCTTACGGGTCGGTTTATCCGGGTCCAATCGGCGCGGTGATTACCCCGCAACTGAGTGGCATTGAAAAAGCCCGGCAATTGCCCTTCGCTTCGAGTTTATGCGGGGCGTGTCGCGAAGTCTGTCCGGTTAAAATCGACATTCCCGAATTGCTTTTGCATTTACGCGCCGAAGTGAAGCAGGGAGCCGCAAGTCGCGCAGCATCGCAAACCGGCAAGGTGAGTAAGCATCGGATTGAGCGGTTGGCGTTTCGATTTTACGCTTTTGCGTGGTCAAAAAAACTGACCTACGAATGGGGAATGAAAATCGCGCGGGTTTTCCAACGCAGCATTGCCCGCAAAGGGCGAATCGGAAAAGTGAGCGGATTGTTTGCCGGTCTTGCTCCGGCATTGGAAGCCTGGACAGATTGGCGGGATGCGCCGACGATTGCTGAGCGGTCATTTAGAGAAGTGTGGCGCGAGGCTGAGAAAACCAAAGGTAAATGA
- a CDS encoding RNA-binding protein: MSKKIYVGNLSYHTTENDLTTLFEQAGQVESVSIITDRDTGRSKGFAFVEMNSEDADKAIAQFNGTEVDGRSLTVNEARPREERSGGRGGFGRNNGGRGGRGGYGNRY, encoded by the coding sequence ATGAGTAAAAAAATTTATGTTGGCAATTTGTCTTATCACACAACCGAAAATGATTTGACCACGCTTTTTGAACAAGCCGGTCAGGTTGAATCCGTCAGTATCATTACCGACCGTGATACCGGTCGTTCCAAAGGTTTCGCCTTTGTAGAAATGAATAGTGAGGACGCGGACAAGGCGATTGCCCAGTTCAACGGAACCGAAGTCGATGGACGTTCGTTGACGGTCAACGAAGCGCGACCGCGTGAAGAGCGTTCCGGCGGACGTGGTGGATTCGGACGTAATAACGGTGGGCGTGGAGGACGCGGCGGCTACGGCAACCGCTACTAA
- a CDS encoding rhamnulokinase family protein, producing the protein MTEGLYIAIDLGAGSGRVFLADFAPDAFRLDEIRRFHYPPRHLDGHLRWNFAHIFSEIKIGLQEASQRAQTLRRPVESIGVDSWAVDYGLIDDAGNLIEDPVGYRDGRTEGMMSRVFERMPQEEIFARTGIQFLNLNTLYQLFAHTQSGISDRAQHLLLIPDLINFLLTGKIINEYTNATTTQLVNAETGKWDEEIIDRLNLPEQLFNEIIPAGKVIAPLPADIAKETNLEGVKVVAPATHDTGSAVAGTPLENDWAYISSGTWSLVGVELAKPLINDEIVRHNFTNEGGAFDTTRFLKNVMGLWILESCRQEWLSRGLDVEYANLLAQVESLDEDCGLIFPDDARFFNPPSMLEAIGDQLQETGQAIPDEPHKIAKVILDSLAFRYASVLRTIELLTKKKITGVHVIGGGSLNDYLNQMTADTTGLPVLAGPVEATVIGNVLVQAIAAGRFVSLADGRKYLTDKLQLKKFLPRRLPDLSERTKKYATIEARYIQQ; encoded by the coding sequence ATGACCGAAGGTCTCTACATCGCAATTGATTTAGGCGCAGGCAGCGGGCGTGTCTTTTTGGCAGACTTCGCGCCTGATGCCTTTCGACTCGATGAAATCAGGCGATTTCATTACCCACCACGCCACCTTGACGGGCATCTGCGTTGGAATTTCGCGCATATTTTTTCGGAGATAAAAATCGGATTACAGGAAGCAAGTCAGCGCGCGCAAACTTTGCGACGACCTGTTGAAAGTATCGGCGTCGATAGCTGGGCAGTTGATTATGGATTGATTGATGACGCGGGAAATTTAATCGAAGACCCTGTGGGTTATCGTGACGGGCGAACCGAAGGGATGATGTCGCGGGTTTTTGAACGAATGCCCCAAGAAGAAATTTTTGCCCGAACCGGTATCCAATTTTTAAATCTCAATACTCTCTATCAACTGTTCGCCCACACGCAATCAGGAATTTCCGACCGCGCGCAACATCTGTTATTGATTCCCGACCTCATCAATTTTTTGCTGACCGGAAAAATCATCAACGAATATACCAACGCGACCACCACGCAACTCGTGAATGCTGAAACCGGAAAGTGGGATGAGGAAATTATTGACCGCCTGAATCTGCCTGAGCAGTTGTTTAATGAAATCATTCCGGCTGGAAAAGTGATTGCGCCGCTGCCAGCGGATATTGCCAAAGAGACCAACCTGGAAGGTGTAAAAGTGGTTGCGCCTGCCACGCACGATACCGGAAGCGCAGTTGCCGGAACGCCGCTTGAAAACGATTGGGCGTATATTTCATCGGGAACCTGGTCGCTGGTTGGTGTCGAACTTGCAAAGCCATTAATTAATGATGAAATTGTCCGACACAATTTCACCAATGAAGGCGGCGCTTTTGATACCACGCGGTTTTTAAAAAATGTGATGGGGCTGTGGATTCTGGAATCCTGTCGCCAGGAATGGTTGAGTCGCGGTCTCGATGTCGAGTATGCAAATTTACTGGCTCAGGTCGAATCGCTTGATGAAGATTGCGGATTGATATTTCCCGATGATGCGCGCTTTTTTAATCCGCCAAGTATGCTCGAAGCGATTGGCGACCAGTTGCAGGAAACCGGACAAGCGATACCCGACGAGCCGCATAAAATTGCTAAAGTGATTTTAGATTCGCTGGCTTTTCGTTATGCCTCGGTGCTGCGTACCATCGAACTGCTGACCAAAAAGAAAATCACAGGCGTCCACGTCATCGGCGGCGGCAGCCTCAATGACTATTTGAATCAGATGACTGCCGACACGACCGGCTTGCCGGTTTTAGCGGGACCGGTCGAGGCAACCGTAATTGGCAATGTTTTGGTGCAGGCGATTGCCGCCGGACGTTTTGTCTCACTCGCAGACGGACGAAAATATTTAACCGATAAGTTGCAATTGAAAAAATTCTTGCCACGACGGTTGCCGGATTTGTCTGAGCGAACGAAAAAATACGCGACAATCGAGGCGCGTTACATTCAGCAATAA
- a CDS encoding substrate-binding domain-containing protein — protein sequence MNEANPHLMERWFPNNEWVLIGVLIFECAIFGFAGENFLTATNGFEITRLAVEIGLIALALTPIIITGGIDLSVGSMMGLSAVMFGSLWRDAQLPIGLAIVLTLMIGIAGGALNGFIITRLKFPPLIVTLGTFSLFRGIAEGITRGVDNYSGFSQGFLFLGQGYVFGIIPTQLFILILAFAAFGWILHRAAFGRSLYAIGFSADGARFAGIPDAQRLMMIYVLSGLCASLAAIIYVAHLGQAKSDAGTGYELMAITAVVLGGASIFGGRGTVLGTGLGLFAIVILQNGLRLAGLPAELAGILTGILLVTTIIFDRLSKRRKATPTEPTIDEEIDVKNSQVAILCAVIMAAALLVVGSNFYLVRSLREDLNRPSGAPNATTATTAPSRKKVIAMMPKAKGDPYFISCRQGAEEAAKELGIELLWDGPTDLDPAKQNEVVEAWITRGVDAIAVSVENEVAISTVLRKARERGIKVITWDADAQKDARDFFINQATPQGIGYTLTDEAARILNNKGEFAIITASLSAANQNEWIKHIKARLAEKYPDLKLVATQPSDGDRDRAFSETQNVLKVYPNVKLIMAIAAPAVPGAAEAVKQSGRKDVKVTGLSLPNMCKPYIKEGVAESIVLWNTLDLGYLTVYAANALISGELKKANTQIQTGKLGKIEVVNDEVRLGLPFIFNKENIDRFDF from the coding sequence ATGAACGAAGCCAATCCGCATTTGATGGAACGTTGGTTTCCCAATAACGAGTGGGTACTGATAGGGGTCCTCATTTTTGAATGCGCTATTTTCGGTTTTGCCGGAGAAAATTTTTTAACTGCGACAAACGGTTTTGAAATCACTCGACTCGCGGTAGAAATCGGACTCATCGCGCTGGCGCTCACGCCAATTATCATTACCGGCGGCATCGATCTTTCCGTTGGTTCGATGATGGGACTTTCAGCCGTTATGTTCGGGAGCTTATGGCGGGATGCGCAACTGCCTATCGGTTTAGCGATAGTCCTTACCTTAATGATTGGCATTGCGGGCGGGGCGCTCAATGGTTTTATCATCACGCGATTAAAATTTCCGCCTTTGATTGTGACGCTTGGAACCTTCTCATTGTTTCGCGGCATTGCCGAAGGCATCACGCGCGGTGTGGATAATTATTCGGGATTCTCTCAAGGATTTTTATTTTTAGGGCAAGGGTACGTCTTCGGCATTATCCCGACACAACTATTTATTTTGATTCTGGCATTCGCGGCATTCGGGTGGATTTTACATCGCGCGGCTTTTGGTCGCAGTTTATATGCTATCGGTTTTTCAGCAGACGGGGCGCGTTTTGCGGGCATTCCCGATGCCCAACGCCTGATGATGATTTATGTTTTATCGGGATTATGCGCAAGCCTTGCGGCGATTATTTATGTGGCGCATCTGGGACAAGCGAAATCCGATGCCGGAACCGGATATGAGTTGATGGCAATTACCGCTGTGGTGCTTGGCGGCGCATCGATTTTCGGTGGGCGCGGAACTGTACTGGGAACCGGGCTTGGACTGTTTGCGATTGTCATTTTGCAAAATGGCTTGCGGCTCGCCGGATTGCCTGCGGAACTTGCGGGCATCCTGACTGGCATATTGCTGGTCACGACAATTATTTTTGACAGATTATCAAAAAGGCGAAAAGCCACTCCGACTGAACCAACGATTGATGAGGAGATTGATGTGAAAAATTCACAGGTTGCAATTTTATGCGCGGTGATTATGGCGGCTGCGTTGCTTGTAGTAGGCAGCAATTTTTATCTGGTGCGTTCATTGCGAGAGGATTTAAACCGACCATCGGGCGCGCCAAATGCAACCACCGCGACAACTGCTCCCAGTAGAAAAAAGGTGATTGCCATGATGCCGAAAGCCAAAGGCGATCCGTATTTCATCAGTTGTCGTCAGGGCGCAGAAGAAGCGGCAAAGGAACTGGGAATCGAATTATTATGGGATGGTCCCACCGACCTTGACCCCGCAAAACAGAATGAAGTCGTCGAAGCCTGGATTACCAGAGGGGTTGATGCAATTGCTGTCAGCGTTGAAAACGAGGTGGCGATTTCAACTGTGCTTCGCAAAGCGCGTGAACGCGGCATCAAAGTCATCACCTGGGATGCCGATGCGCAAAAAGATGCGCGTGATTTTTTCATCAATCAGGCGACGCCGCAGGGAATCGGTTATACGCTCACTGATGAGGCTGCAAGAATCCTCAATAACAAAGGGGAATTTGCGATTATTACGGCATCGCTGAGCGCCGCCAATCAAAACGAATGGATTAAACACATCAAAGCGCGCCTGGCGGAAAAATATCCTGATTTGAAACTGGTTGCCACGCAACCGAGCGATGGCGACCGCGACCGCGCGTTTTCCGAAACTCAGAATGTTTTGAAAGTTTACCCGAATGTGAAATTGATTATGGCGATTGCGGCTCCGGCAGTTCCCGGCGCCGCCGAAGCGGTCAAACAATCGGGGCGTAAAGATGTCAAGGTCACGGGACTCTCGCTTCCCAATATGTGCAAGCCGTATATCAAAGAAGGCGTTGCCGAAAGCATCGTGCTCTGGAATACCCTCGACCTCGGTTATCTCACGGTCTATGCGGCGAACGCTTTGATAAGTGGGGAATTGAAAAAAGCGAACACCCAGATTCAAACCGGAAAACTGGGCAAGATTGAAGTGGTAAATGATGAAGTGCGATTAGGTTTGCCATTCATTTTTAATAAGGAAAACATCGACCGGTTTGATTTCTGA
- a CDS encoding ABC transporter permease produces MNFKNYKRELSAAIALAILLGVVTMFAPAFFSAANLRDLALNNLAVLMIAIGMTLVILVGEIDISVGSQFAVASVAVGWLAKSGVPVLFLLPCALLIGALMGALNGYLIGRLSLPSIIVTLAMLVMWRDGLRWITEGAWVQSLPENFQWFGLGQTVGQVALVIVALMIFAGFNWGLRNLRAGRVVYAVGSHKEAARLAGIEPSGIVFSVFAVMGALVGLAALLNGVRFSSIPPNTGVGLELKAVAAVVVGGTEITGGRGRLWGTFIGVALLGTIGTALTFLGINPFWEKAIQGAIILAALIADVGLERFDRSSIANFKLRSENAK; encoded by the coding sequence ATGAATTTTAAAAATTACAAAAGAGAACTGTCGGCGGCGATTGCCTTGGCTATTTTGTTAGGTGTAGTGACGATGTTCGCCCCGGCGTTTTTCAGCGCCGCGAATTTGCGCGACCTCGCTTTAAATAACCTGGCGGTGTTGATGATTGCCATTGGCATGACCTTGGTGATTCTCGTCGGTGAAATCGATATTTCCGTAGGCTCTCAATTTGCGGTCGCCAGTGTAGCCGTCGGGTGGTTAGCCAAATCCGGGGTGCCGGTTTTATTTCTCTTGCCCTGTGCCTTGTTAATTGGCGCATTGATGGGCGCATTAAACGGATACTTAATCGGACGACTGAGCTTGCCTTCGATTATTGTGACGCTTGCCATGCTGGTTATGTGGCGCGATGGATTGCGCTGGATAACCGAAGGCGCATGGGTGCAAAGCTTGCCGGAAAATTTTCAGTGGTTCGGATTGGGACAAACGGTTGGACAGGTCGCGCTGGTGATAGTGGCGTTAATGATCTTCGCGGGATTCAATTGGGGCTTGCGAAATCTGCGAGCCGGGCGCGTGGTTTATGCGGTTGGCTCGCATAAAGAAGCCGCGCGTCTCGCAGGGATTGAACCATCTGGCATTGTGTTCAGTGTATTTGCGGTGATGGGCGCACTGGTTGGGCTTGCCGCATTACTCAATGGCGTGCGGTTTTCCAGTATTCCGCCAAACACGGGTGTTGGGCTTGAACTAAAGGCGGTTGCGGCAGTTGTGGTTGGAGGCACGGAAATCACCGGCGGGCGCGGCAGGTTATGGGGAACCTTTATCGGGGTTGCGTTGCTTGGAACCATCGGAACGGCGTTGACTTTTCTTGGTATCAATCCGTTTTGGGAGAAAGCCATTCAAGGCGCGATTATTTTAGCGGCGTTGATTGCTGATGTCGGACTCGAACGATTCGACCGCTCAAGTATTGCGAATTTTAAATTGCGGAGTGAAAACGCCAAATGA